Sequence from the Ursus arctos isolate Adak ecotype North America unplaced genomic scaffold, UrsArc2.0 scaffold_20, whole genome shotgun sequence genome:
catcatttACTGAAAACAGATGGACTCAAAACTTCCACTATGGGTCCTAAATTTTTGAAAGTCCCCAAACCTCCTCCTATGAGAATCCACACAGAAATTTggataataaaaccaaaaatctatGGACAATATACTATGAAGCAACGTACGAGCCAGAATATAAAGTATGTATACAAACCTCCAAGTATGAATGGTCGGAACAATCCGTGACAACTGCAAGGCCTGTGCAGCGTCGGTGACAGCAGAGACAGCAGAGGGAAGCAACAGAGCATTTGATAGACTCAAAATTTACCAACATGTATTAGGGAATCTTAgtaaattttggaaaacagttgaaACTGGCAGGGATTATTAGTAGGTGAGTACAAGCTATCTGCAATTAGATCTGAAGGTACCAATCAAAGCTTCTTGCAGGACAGAGCTCCACACTGACTAAAAACTGCGGGGAATAGAATCCAAATTACCAGgacctggtggggggggggcgacaATGCAGATTAAATGGCAGGAACGAAAGGTAGTATTTCACAGGACTAACAGGAGAGCTCGAGAgtcataaagttaaaaatctgtaaaatcaTGCCCCCCCCCCGATCTTCTAGAAGTTAAGATAATTCGTTTCGTGTAAAAATGAGCATCAGAAAGATGACTGGAGATACATATTACTTGGAATTAATATAAGAGCAAGCATAATGGAAGCAGAAAAACCTCTCTACAGGCAATGAGAGCATAAACCTGCCCACAAAGCAGAGGAAAACTATATTCTAATGCTTTATAATTACCTAGAGGATATTTCCCCTGATTAGCAAGTTCCATATCACTATTTCTCTTTGGGACAGATACAAAGTGTGGACACTAATCAATGTCTGGATAACATAGCTAGAAAAGAGGATGAAAAGCTTGGTGATTTTAGCGGACATGGTATGGGATGTAATCGGATCTTCCCTCATATTGCCAACAAAGAAATTAGAGTACATGACTTTCCCTTGGAtgtttacaatcttttttttaaacatttatttatttatatgagagacagaaagagagcaagtgggggaggaacagagggagagaatcttcaagtggactccccattaagcacagagcccaactggggtcagactcgatcccacgacccatgagatcatggcctaacccaaaaccaagagttggatgcttaggcgactgagccacccaggtgccctggatgtTTCCAATCTTGATGGCTTTATCACAGTGCTCCGATACCATCACATAAAAGGCAACCAATTTGGGgagtatggcccagtgaaactAACCTTGTAGCATGTCAACAGTGATCAAAGCCACTGGGTAGCCAAGAGCACAGTGTCAGGGATTGCAAAGGAAGGCTGTCTAGCAGTGGCTTTTGcaaactgtctctcttccagAAATATCCTGAGAccaaatttacaaaatacataaatgagGATTGACTGGGCTACCTTAGCATACATTTCTGCCACATTCTTAagtatcaaaataataaaaattaaaattaaaaaaaataaaggaaaagtgcTTTCCTACTCTGTAGAATGTAAGGCTTTTCAGGAATTAAACTCTTTGACCTTTTCTCTAGCTGTGAGCCGGCCTTTCTGTCCAAGGATATGAAACCGCATGCTGGTGAGACTACACACTCATGCTCACGACATTGAAAGAGGCTTTCAACTAGAATCCCTATGAAGAATATCCAGACAGTGGACAATCGACAAAATGTGCTTTCTGGAGATCTGCTCCTTTTATCGCTTCCTTGCATATCCGTTATTTTTGCTGAATGTGCTATCATCATGAAGTTTTCTAAGAGGTCCCCCCCCCATTAGAACTGGTGGCCAGTATACCAAATGATGAAAAGGAACTGGAATCAGATtcagtaacattaaaaaaattttttttccaacttaaaaaatattttaaaggaaattaaatcagaACTATgacaatataggggcgcctgggtggcacagcggttaagcgtctgccttcggctcagggtgtgatcccggcgttatgggatcgagccccacatcaagctcctctgctgggagcctgcttcttcctctcccactccccctgcttgtgttccctctctcgctggctgtctctatctctgtcaaataaataaatgaaatcttaaaaaaaaaaaaaaaactatgacaATATAATTTGTTATGGGATCAACTTTCCATATAGATTTTATCACCCTCAAAGGAGAACTATAACTGACTCCAATGACATTCATTTTGCTCTCATTTGTGATAGTCATAGATGTTTTTCTATCCTCTAGGTGCTGAAAATGAGCTAAGAAAAACAGCTTTTTGCACATACTTAATttctttctacattaaaaaaaagtatgaaaaatatatatgagtTTGTGGACtgttaaaattgtcatttttaattgCCTGCTGAAAAATGTAGGTTTGATTGAAGAAGTTAGATATCTCAGTTGCTCTTGGGTCAAGTAGCTTGTAAATTTTCACTATCcctaccacacacacagacacacacacaaatttcttGCTACAGTTTTAATCTCTTAACTTGATTCGACTGGTTATACTTAATATCCAAGATTCATACAGATATTCATTTCACAGCAATAAAACTTTAGTTTATGATTTCACTCAACAAAAGGCTTGTAGAAGTGATTTAttatttgggtatttttaaatgacGTATTTGACAGTTTTTTGAAAACCTTGCTCACTCCATACTGAGCTAGGCTACATTGCTGAGTACATATTTAGATTAGAATGAATTATAATGTTGATctgttgccttttaaaaatataagatttgaaaatgtgaaaaaaatgtggCCTTTCAAAAGACATCTAAACCCTAATTTCTGTGAATGTTACTTTACATGGAAAAAAGGCAGGTCTTTGTAAACGTTAATTAAATGAAGGATCTTGAGGTGGGGATATTATCTTGGATTACTTTGGGGGACCCTAAATGCAAACACATGTATCTTTCTAAAAGGGAGGCTGAGGAGAAGGTCATGTGATAATGGGGCAGAGAAAGATTTGAAGACGCTAACTTTCAAGACAAAATAATCTGGCTACACCAAGAAATACTGGCAGCCATCAGATGGAAGAGGCAAAGAGCTCcatctagagcctccagagggagtgtGGTTCTTGCCAACACGTTGATtttgtgaccccccccccccagaatgcctgagagaaaacatttctgttgtcttaagccactagGTATGTAGTAATATGTTACAACAGCCACGGGAAACTAATACAATtaccttgtaattttttaaatttatttttccttttcccactcACTATTGCAATTTCTGTGCCTGCCTGGAAACTATCTTCTCTAATTTGCCAGTAACCATTCTTATTTCTCAACTTTAATAGGTGTTGGTCCCTATTGGGGGGACCTAGactatatttataaattcttatcCAGCCAACTAATATACATATCTCTTATCCTGAAACCTAGACGTAAATACAGTGGGAATTCAGTGTATGATAAAGCTCCATGGATTCCATTCTCAATATGGTCATGAGTAACTTGAACTCCAACGTTTTGAAGTCTTGAAACATACATAACTCCATCATCCCTCACAATGTCATACTGACAGGTAAGCACATACGTTGGTGGCAAATTCTGTAACCAGGAATCATTGGCTAATAAGGGTGAAGCTCTGATATCCGTAAGTACTGGCCACGAATAATTGTATCTTCCAAGAATTGGTTCAGTATAAACATAATCCTTCCTAAACTTCTCAGGTAAGAAAGTACTCCAGTTAACCAACTTAAACAAATGTCTTGATTCCAGAGGCATATGTTCATTTCTTCTCATTGCCTGGTAAAGTATTTCATCATTGGTGAAATATAAACTCACGAATTTTATGGCTAAGTCCTTTGTTATAACTACACCATGCTCATTTTCTTGGTGAGATGGCAAATGACAATCAATCACCTGTAAGGCAGGGTAAAGTAAAGCCTGTGTcttgattttatgtttaaattcaGGATCATTCTGCACCTGAAACAAACATAATGATGTCTTATAAACAAAGACCTCCAAAACACCAAGaggaagaaatttaattttaataatttaagcaATCTTGTGGTAAACAAATCTATATAAGTTGATATGATATCATAattattttcacaatatttagAATGTCTTTTAATGGCATGAAAAAATGTCGAGGTCATTTCAAcagtaaagtttttaaaatgttggttgTATGTGTGAGACAGGAGAAAGTGAGATACAAACtcctaattataaaataaataagtcatggggatgtaatgtacatcGCGGTGACTATAGTTCACCATATATTTGAATGTTGCTAAGAGAGTGactcttaaaagttctcatcacaagaaaaaaaaatgtgtagtcaTGTGTGGTGGTAGGTGTTCACTACATTTCTTGTGCTGTCAATTCgcaatatgtacatatatcaaattattataCTGTACATCCGAAACTAACCTGATTTATAggtcaattatatttctatacttaaaaaaaaaaacaacagacatATGGCAGGGGGTGAGGCACTATTGGGCTGTACCCAAGAGCAATTTGAGAGACTGGGAGCAATGGCCACAGTGAGCTCCGCAGTCTGAGGTAGTGACAGAAGGATCAGTAACCCGGCTTCATAACCACTAAGCACAAACCCTGCTAGGTTTGCTTTAGCAATTTGATGGTTTACCATCAATTGGCTTGGTGCATAAAATGAGTTCAGTATAGTggggcaaaggggaaaaaagagagacacagggagagagggagatacatacatataatgatgcttttgtcaaaaatcaacaaTGCGAATAACCTTAATAGT
This genomic interval carries:
- the AADACL2 gene encoding LOW QUALITY PROTEIN: arylacetamide deacetylase-like 2 (The sequence of the model RefSeq protein was modified relative to this genomic sequence to represent the inferred CDS: deleted 1 base in 1 codon) yields the protein MGFKALCLGLFCAFFASRMYVPIPGDIEEYWKVTALDIFAKTCTFMAVCFESIGTMKYEEVISMLLRLDYTQPVSDEYVTVMDTTFVHVPVRLYLPKRKSETPRRAVIYLHGGAFCFGSFKNTAWDSLNRWTAKKLNAVVVGVDYRLAPQHHFPVAYEDSFTAVKFFLQDEILAKYGVDPTRICISGDSAGGNLAAAVAQQVQNDPEFKHKIKTQALLYPALQVIDCHLPSHQENEHGVVITKDLAIKFVSLYFTNDEILYQAMRRNEHMPLESRHLFKLVNWSTFLPEKFRKDYVYTEPILGRYNYSWPVLTDIRASPLLANDSWLQNLPPTYVLTCQYDIVRDDGVMYVSRLQNVGVQVTHDHIENGIHGALSYTEFPLYLRLGFRIRDMYISWLDKNL